A genomic segment from Leptolyngbya boryana PCC 6306 encodes:
- a CDS encoding ABC transporter permease — protein sequence MQSQFRNRISAGFTLLMFGFMYLPLSVLAFYSFNQAPNSAQWTGFTLSWYIKFFQDSRILSALRDSLLVASLATAIAAVIGTLLAIGLAKYQFFGKKLFQGAAYLPLIIPDIAIAVATLVFLAVIAVPLSLWTIVAAHVVFCLAYIALVVSTRLVNLDPHLEEAALDLGATPMQSLVMVLLPQLMPAIVSGCLLAFVLSMDDFLIASFTAGGGITTLPMEIFSRIRTSVRPDMNALSVVLLVISGGLALLAEGIRYQGEKKRFT from the coding sequence ATGCAAAGTCAATTTAGAAATCGCATCTCAGCAGGGTTTACCTTGCTGATGTTTGGCTTTATGTATTTACCGCTATCAGTGCTCGCGTTCTACAGCTTTAATCAAGCTCCAAACAGTGCTCAGTGGACTGGATTTACATTATCTTGGTACATCAAATTTTTCCAAGATAGTCGAATTCTTTCAGCGCTTCGAGATAGTTTGTTAGTTGCAAGTTTGGCAACTGCGATCGCAGCTGTCATTGGAACCTTACTGGCGATCGGGCTTGCAAAATATCAGTTCTTTGGCAAAAAGTTATTTCAAGGTGCAGCTTATTTGCCGTTGATTATTCCTGATATCGCGATCGCAGTTGCAACCCTTGTATTTTTAGCAGTCATTGCAGTACCCCTGAGCCTTTGGACAATCGTGGCTGCCCATGTCGTTTTCTGCCTGGCTTACATCGCGTTAGTCGTTTCAACACGACTCGTCAATCTTGACCCGCATCTGGAGGAAGCAGCGTTAGATTTGGGTGCAACTCCGATGCAGTCATTGGTGATGGTATTGCTGCCGCAGTTAATGCCCGCGATCGTCTCGGGCTGTCTCCTGGCTTTCGTGTTGAGCATGGATGATTTTCTCATCGCAAGCTTTACCGCAGGTGGAGGGATTACAACTTTGCCGATGGAGATCTTCAGCCGAATCCGAACCAGTGTAAGACCGGATATGAATGCATTGAGCGTCGTTTTGCTGGTGATTTCAGGTGGACTCGCTCTACTGGCTGAAGGGATTCGCTACCAGGGTGAGAAGAAGCGATTCACTTAG
- a CDS encoding cysteine hydrolase family protein gives MPSIAAQPYEYELPSDSQVALIVIDMQRDFLELGGFGEALGNDVKLAQAIVPTVKQLLEGCRSLHLPIFHTQEGHLPDLSDCPQSKLKRGKGNLTIGDQGKLGRILILGEPGNAIIPELAPLPGEVLIPKPGKGAFYNTDLEMQLINRNVTHLLIAGVTTEVCVQTTMREANDRGYECLLVEDATESYFPQFKQATLEMVRAQGGIVGWTANTEAVLQGLRSWKAGE, from the coding sequence ATGCCTTCGATCGCCGCACAGCCTTACGAATACGAACTTCCGAGTGATTCCCAAGTCGCGTTAATCGTGATCGATATGCAGCGCGATTTCCTGGAGTTAGGCGGATTTGGTGAAGCCCTTGGCAATGATGTGAAACTCGCTCAAGCGATCGTGCCCACCGTGAAGCAACTGCTCGAAGGATGTCGATCGCTGCACCTGCCGATCTTTCATACTCAAGAAGGACATCTGCCGGATCTCTCTGACTGTCCGCAATCGAAGCTCAAGCGGGGAAAAGGAAACCTGACCATTGGCGATCAGGGCAAGTTGGGGCGGATTCTGATTCTGGGTGAACCTGGAAACGCAATCATTCCTGAACTTGCTCCCTTACCGGGGGAAGTTTTGATTCCCAAGCCCGGAAAAGGAGCGTTTTACAACACTGATCTGGAGATGCAGTTGATCAATCGCAATGTTACCCATCTTTTGATTGCAGGCGTAACAACCGAAGTTTGTGTGCAGACCACGATGCGAGAGGCAAACGATCGAGGATATGAGTGCTTACTCGTCGAAGATGCCACTGAGAGTTACTTTCCACAATTTAAACAAGCGACGTTAGAGATGGTGCGGGCACAAGGGGGCATTGTGGGATGGACGGCAAACACAGAGGCGGTGTTACAGGGTTTACGATCGTGGAAAGCCGGAGAATGA
- the mraY gene encoding phospho-N-acetylmuramoyl-pentapeptide-transferase — MDAKLFTGRALNFSGTKLFLLLTIGMTIAAISLDHFSGRVWSQNTSLTFPMWMSGLATAGIGFWAVPFLKALKAGQIIREDGPQSHLKKAGTPTMGGAFFVPIAVALGLILSNFSGNVIAVSALTMAYAAIGFLDDWQIIRRKSNKGISPRMKMGLQIFFAVAFCLWLALTNPSVTSIALPLGLVLPLGSLFWALACFVLVAESNATNLTDGMDGLAGGTVAIALLGLGALIAPEHADLGIFCASLSGGCLGFLVHNRNPAKVFMGDTGSLALGGALAAVGLLTNSLFALLILSGLFFLETLSVIAQVTYYKATKDANGIGKRLFRMSPFHNHLELTGWTETQVVGWFYTIAAVLAGFSLAIH; from the coding sequence GTGGACGCAAAACTTTTTACAGGAAGAGCCTTAAATTTTTCGGGTACGAAGCTATTTCTTCTACTCACGATTGGCATGACGATCGCAGCAATCTCGCTGGATCATTTTAGTGGACGAGTTTGGAGCCAGAATACATCACTGACGTTCCCCATGTGGATGAGTGGACTGGCAACGGCAGGGATCGGCTTTTGGGCTGTGCCTTTCCTCAAGGCACTGAAAGCTGGACAGATTATTCGCGAAGATGGCCCACAATCGCATTTGAAGAAGGCAGGAACCCCGACGATGGGAGGAGCCTTCTTTGTTCCCATCGCGGTTGCACTGGGTTTAATTTTGTCTAATTTTTCGGGCAATGTAATTGCCGTTTCAGCATTGACCATGGCGTACGCTGCGATCGGCTTTCTCGACGATTGGCAAATCATTCGCCGCAAGTCCAACAAAGGCATTTCTCCGCGGATGAAAATGGGACTGCAAATCTTCTTTGCAGTTGCGTTTTGTCTCTGGTTAGCCCTGACAAATCCGAGCGTCACTTCGATCGCATTGCCGTTGGGTCTAGTGCTGCCGTTGGGATCGCTCTTTTGGGCGTTGGCTTGTTTCGTTTTAGTTGCAGAAAGCAATGCGACGAATCTGACTGATGGAATGGATGGATTGGCAGGTGGAACAGTCGCGATCGCGCTGTTGGGATTGGGTGCTTTGATCGCACCTGAGCATGCTGATTTAGGTATCTTCTGTGCGTCCCTAAGTGGAGGTTGCCTCGGCTTCCTGGTTCACAATCGCAATCCGGCAAAAGTCTTCATGGGAGACACTGGATCGCTGGCGTTAGGTGGCGCATTAGCGGCAGTTGGATTACTAACGAATTCCCTGTTCGCGTTGTTGATTCTGAGCGGCTTGTTCTTCTTAGAAACTCTCTCTGTCATTGCTCAAGTGACGTATTACAAAGCCACAAAAGATGCAAATGGCATCGGCAAGCGTTTGTTCAGGATGTCTCCATTCCATAACCATTTGGAATTGACGGGCTGGACAGAAACACAGGTTGTCGGTTGGTTTTATACGATCGCGGCTGTCCTGGCTGGATTCAGTCTTGCAATTCACTAA
- a CDS encoding FHA domain-containing protein, whose protein sequence is MIVCPNCNHANPDGAVQCEACYTPLPVSIACPSCGTTVQADASFCGQCGYHLKSVSAPMLSTPESSLPDPLESPEPIVPEPLVQPDPILLPTQAERIPEAAAIQPPVLATQLQQSFARLLNLQTSTVVEIPPGLTVVHIGKPNDQIPPDIDVSGFPNSEIVSRIHADIRVEGETYYIEDVGSSNGTYINNSPLPMGNRHRLRPGDRISLGKGDKISFLFQT, encoded by the coding sequence ATGATTGTCTGTCCCAATTGCAATCATGCTAATCCTGACGGTGCAGTGCAATGTGAAGCGTGTTACACGCCTTTGCCCGTCTCGATCGCCTGTCCAAGCTGTGGCACGACCGTGCAAGCGGATGCCAGTTTCTGTGGACAGTGCGGCTATCACCTGAAATCTGTGAGCGCTCCTATGTTATCGACTCCTGAATCTTCGCTGCCTGATCCCTTAGAATCGCCTGAACCGATCGTGCCTGAACCTTTGGTTCAGCCCGATCCGATTCTTCTACCGACCCAAGCTGAAAGAATCCCTGAAGCTGCCGCCATTCAGCCTCCAGTCTTGGCAACTCAGCTTCAGCAATCCTTCGCCCGTTTGTTAAATCTACAAACCAGCACGGTAGTAGAAATCCCGCCAGGTCTAACTGTGGTGCATATCGGAAAACCCAACGATCAAATTCCACCCGACATTGATGTTTCGGGGTTTCCAAACTCGGAGATCGTTTCGCGGATTCATGCCGACATTCGCGTCGAAGGTGAAACCTACTACATTGAAGATGTCGGCAGTTCTAACGGAACTTATATTAATAATTCGCCCCTGCCGATGGGCAATCGGCATCGATTAAGACCGGGCGATCGCATTTCACTCGGCAAAGGCGATAAGATTTCGTTTCTCTTTCAAACCTAA
- a CDS encoding PAP/fibrillin family protein has product MIGKAALLEAIAGTNRGILASESEKQAILAAIAQLEDRNPTPRPLEAIHLLDGDWRLIYTTSRGILGIDQFPLLKLGQVYQCIHAPEAKLYNIAEVSGVPFLEGIVAVVARFRRMTDRRVDVKFERSFIGLQRLIDYQSPSYFIQQLESEKKFAAIDFQIKDRDQQGWLDVTYLDEDLRIGRGNEGSVFVLTKN; this is encoded by the coding sequence ATGATCGGGAAAGCTGCTTTACTCGAAGCGATCGCGGGAACGAATCGCGGCATTCTCGCCTCAGAGTCCGAAAAACAGGCAATTTTAGCGGCGATCGCTCAACTCGAAGATCGCAATCCTACCCCTCGCCCACTTGAAGCAATTCACTTACTTGATGGTGATTGGCGGTTAATTTACACGACCAGTCGCGGCATTTTGGGGATTGATCAATTTCCGTTGCTCAAATTGGGGCAGGTTTATCAGTGTATTCACGCTCCCGAAGCGAAACTCTATAATATTGCGGAAGTTTCGGGTGTGCCGTTTTTAGAAGGAATTGTGGCAGTGGTTGCTCGCTTTCGTCGGATGACGGATCGCCGAGTCGATGTGAAATTTGAGCGATCGTTCATTGGTCTGCAACGCTTAATCGATTACCAATCTCCCAGTTACTTTATTCAACAGCTAGAATCCGAGAAGAAGTTTGCCGCGATCGATTTTCAGATCAAAGACCGGGATCAACAAGGATGGCTGGATGTGACTTATCTTGATGAGGATTTGCGGATTGGGCGCGGCAATGAAGGCAGTGTGTTTGTTTTAACGAAGAACTAA
- a CDS encoding PD-(D/E)XK nuclease family protein produces MRISQGHLNLLELCPRKFQHTYIEQLGSANSPEQRERLAAGSRFHALMQQWEMDLPIEPFLQEDPQLRQWFHAFTGAAPTILQIERPSFRESEHLRTLEFNGHLLTVVYDLLLLTDSAAQILDWKTYPKPARKDLSQNWQSRLYPFVLAETSEYAPEQISMTYWFFQAQGAAESPQSLRFAYSTQQHKETRQSLQQLLAQLDEWLDRYETKNQPFPQIPQTEECSGCSFAVRCQRSTEAVNAEVFLNLAEIQEIPL; encoded by the coding sequence ATGCGAATCTCTCAAGGACATTTGAATTTACTTGAATTGTGTCCGCGCAAATTTCAGCACACTTATATAGAGCAGTTGGGATCAGCGAATTCACCCGAGCAGCGAGAGCGACTTGCGGCAGGAAGTCGATTTCATGCGCTGATGCAACAGTGGGAAATGGATTTACCGATCGAGCCTTTCCTGCAAGAAGATCCGCAACTTCGCCAATGGTTTCACGCTTTTACGGGTGCTGCTCCGACAATTCTTCAGATTGAGCGTCCTAGCTTTCGGGAGAGTGAGCATCTTCGGACGCTCGAATTCAATGGGCATTTATTGACTGTGGTCTATGATTTGCTACTTTTAACAGATTCAGCAGCGCAAATTTTAGATTGGAAGACTTATCCAAAACCAGCGCGAAAGGACTTATCGCAAAACTGGCAGTCTCGCCTCTATCCATTTGTTTTGGCGGAGACGAGTGAATATGCACCAGAGCAGATTTCGATGACGTATTGGTTTTTCCAAGCGCAGGGAGCCGCTGAATCTCCTCAGAGCTTGAGATTCGCTTACAGTACGCAACAGCATAAGGAAACGCGGCAAAGCTTGCAGCAATTGTTAGCCCAGTTGGATGAATGGCTCGATCGCTATGAGACCAAAAATCAGCCTTTCCCGCAAATTCCACAAACCGAAGAATGTAGCGGATGTAGTTTTGCGGTGCGATGTCAGCGATCGACAGAAGCAGTCAATGCGGAAGTGTTCTTAAACTTGGCAGAGATCCAAGAGATTCCTTTATGA
- the phoU gene encoding phosphate signaling complex protein PhoU, which translates to MLYRNVPEGQEPIRVHFERQIKRIQRDVLRMGALVERSCCLAREALFDRNLEAAEQINKQDKKIDRLYKQIELDCVNLIALQSPVAQDLRLLSALMQLVRDLERIGDYAKNLGDVAVQLFPYAESPYMGQILQMFDRCRAMLALSLESLSDLNAESGMDVRQRDDAVDSDYETLYNLLARQQDVKGIIEPIVLQILVIRHLERMADHAANIGKRVAYIVTGKR; encoded by the coding sequence ATGCTGTATAGAAATGTGCCAGAAGGTCAGGAACCGATCCGTGTTCACTTCGAGCGTCAGATTAAACGCATTCAGCGTGATGTTTTGAGAATGGGCGCGTTAGTTGAACGCTCCTGTTGTCTAGCAAGAGAAGCTTTGTTCGATCGCAATCTTGAAGCGGCTGAGCAAATTAATAAACAAGATAAAAAAATCGATCGTCTCTATAAACAAATCGAACTCGATTGTGTGAATTTAATTGCGCTCCAGTCTCCGGTCGCGCAGGATTTGCGGCTGTTAAGTGCTCTGATGCAGTTAGTCCGAGATCTAGAACGAATTGGAGATTATGCCAAAAACTTAGGGGATGTCGCAGTGCAACTATTTCCCTATGCAGAATCACCTTACATGGGTCAGATTTTGCAAATGTTCGATCGCTGTCGTGCAATGTTGGCGTTGAGTCTAGAATCGTTGTCTGATCTGAATGCAGAATCCGGAATGGATGTGCGCCAGCGAGATGATGCGGTCGATTCTGACTATGAAACGCTTTACAACCTACTGGCGCGTCAGCAAGACGTAAAAGGCATTATCGAGCCAATTGTGCTGCAAATCCTGGTGATCCGCCATCTAGAACGAATGGCAGATCACGCTGCAAATATTGGCAAACGGGTGGCTTATATCGTGACTGGCAAACGGTGA
- a CDS encoding DUF3134 domain-containing protein — protein MIYNPSLRQEPRTQRAAVIPMQQESSILDWLESTGRLLARDNADFDYLDDEEEINELMDGEGSSAFDTDDDDDDLDLED, from the coding sequence ATGATTTACAACCCCTCTCTACGTCAAGAACCTCGAACCCAACGTGCCGCTGTGATCCCGATGCAGCAGGAATCATCGATCCTCGACTGGTTAGAAAGCACAGGGCGACTTCTGGCACGCGACAATGCAGATTTCGACTATCTAGACGATGAAGAAGAGATCAATGAACTGATGGATGGCGAAGGCAGCAGTGCCTTTGACACAGACGATGACGATGATGATTTAGATTTAGAAGATTAG
- a CDS encoding CHAD domain-containing protein, whose protein sequence is MNLHIPLQSETLSHFAYRAIEKHFRKAMKHEEEVLADQDPEALHQMRVGLRRLRTAIQVFGFVADLPKAASEAKIRKFAQILGAVRDADVLQLELKSPTLPESEQKELKRALKKLQKQRSRDFKKLQKALKSHEYKAFRKEMENWLALPHYRVIGQLPIQSVLPDVLMPLIHGVLLHPAWLIGREESGRFAPITAESIREQLRQNASLHDLRKQMKRVRYQTELFTEFYGEAYKAQVEDFKAIQESLGEIQDSVVMQEFLESSLKQAIEKTCPIFADRLQEKIINAWQQWRSQQEKYLDPSFRMQLRRTVLEPT, encoded by the coding sequence ATGAATCTCCATATCCCACTGCAATCAGAAACGCTGAGTCACTTTGCTTATCGTGCGATCGAGAAACATTTCCGTAAAGCGATGAAGCACGAAGAAGAAGTTTTAGCGGATCAAGATCCAGAGGCACTGCATCAAATGCGAGTCGGACTGCGGCGACTGAGAACCGCAATTCAGGTTTTTGGATTTGTAGCAGATCTGCCAAAAGCCGCGAGTGAAGCAAAAATCCGTAAGTTTGCTCAAATTTTAGGTGCAGTGCGAGATGCAGATGTGTTGCAGCTTGAATTGAAGTCGCCCACTTTGCCAGAATCAGAGCAGAAAGAATTAAAACGGGCGTTGAAGAAACTCCAGAAACAGCGATCGCGAGATTTCAAAAAACTGCAAAAGGCGTTGAAATCGCACGAATACAAGGCATTTCGGAAAGAAATGGAGAATTGGTTAGCGTTGCCACATTATCGGGTGATTGGGCAACTCCCAATTCAATCCGTCTTACCCGATGTCTTGATGCCTCTGATTCATGGCGTTCTGCTGCATCCCGCTTGGCTGATTGGACGAGAAGAATCTGGCAGATTTGCCCCGATTACAGCCGAATCGATTCGAGAACAATTGCGGCAGAACGCATCGCTCCACGATTTACGGAAGCAAATGAAACGGGTGCGCTATCAAACTGAGCTATTCACCGAGTTCTATGGAGAGGCTTACAAGGCTCAAGTCGAGGATTTCAAAGCGATTCAAGAGAGTTTGGGAGAGATTCAAGATAGCGTTGTGATGCAGGAGTTCTTAGAGAGCAGCTTGAAGCAAGCGATCGAGAAAACTTGTCCGATTTTTGCCGATCGCCTGCAAGAGAAAATCATCAACGCTTGGCAGCAATGGCGATCGCAACAAGAAAAATATCTCGACCCTTCATTCCGAATGCAGCTTCGGCGGACTGTACTAGAACCGACCTAA